From the genome of Nicotiana sylvestris chromosome 1, ASM39365v2, whole genome shotgun sequence:
TATCCGAGACTTCTTTActatcaacctcgaatactgggaggcatcaccctcggatgtcAACTTTGTTACAAGGAAGATACTTCGTGCCAACAGGGCCTCGATAGGTAAAactttgtaagggccaaacggtcaaacaaaCCGTGCCCATGTAGATTACTCGAGCTCTAAAGgcaaacatgtacgcatgtataatcTATTGAGAAAAGTATTTTTCCTTACCAAATATTTCATGCCTAGAGAAATTTTTAATTTACAATTTCATATTTTTGGTCTATTGTGGAAACAGGCTTAAGAGCCGATCGTAACTAAAGTTCAAACAACTTAACCCATACTCAGGGACTGCCGTCCAAAAAATCGACGTAATCGAATTATTAAAGTTTCGAGatcataagaccttaaaaaggtaACCCTCATTTTTATAGGCCACGaccaccccactcggggactgatacttcgaacaagttcgaagtataatcgggaaacaagtccaagaggCAAATCCCAAgttaaaggctacggccaaactaACACGGTTCGGAGACGTCCGAATTCCGTAATAAAAACATGCCTTCTAATATCTTCACAAAATCGGTTAAAGAGGCTACCATCAGCAATATTATAAAGGATTTCGATAACATCAACCCTCAAAAATCCTAAGGGGTACCGGATTGTTCGAACTCTCTGacaaccttttttttttaatccGCTAGGCAaatgcctagggctagttttattTATAACCAGATAAAATACGAAATACAATGTCATGATATCCTACGAACTGAAAGAAAGAGATAAAGTTTGAACTTAACAAGTATtctattatcaaaattgagtgTTGCACTCAACATTGATATCACATTAATGCTATTAAACTTTGTAATACAATTTTGCATCCAAGAATGTGCATGTGAAAGGCACAATGCAACGTTCCTTCTATTAAAACACCCTGTTGTTTGTTGCATTTCCATATCTTTTTCgacccttttttctcttttgttttttgtttgaaCGAGTTATCTTCATCCTCCATAGCAGACTCACATGCTCTCCTCGATGTACCTTTAGCAAATATTCTTAGCGTGCAAATCCATTTGCAACTTTCGATCGTCCATCTACGTTTTGGCTACCAGGAGACGAATCTGCTTCATCCTTGTTGCACGCCAACGATGAAGCCGCGGATTTGTGGTGGAAAGCACGTGAGTTCCACCTACAGCCTTTTCCATGTGATCCCTTTGCTCAACATCATGTGTTGTCTGCCATGCCCTCCACATTAAACCATGTGTGCACATTAAAATATTCAGAAAATGCAACAATGCACAGTTAGGTGTAGTTGCCTCCAAGCGTGCTCGTTGTAATTTTCCAGCTGCTGTGCGCGTGCATTACTGCTGTCCTTCCTTCCCCCTTGCTGCTTTCCTTTTGCTTCGTTGATTGAGCTGATGAAAAGAGACAGCTTTGTTGTGGAACTCACGTGAGCTTCACCTACAGCTGTAGCATAGAGAAATATATCCCATAGTATCTTCATCCTAGAGTATTGCATGCTTTTATGTGTCCTAGATAACTTTCCATGTGCATTCCACTTTTCCATTTGATTCCTTTGCTCTCCAGTATGTGATGTCTCCCATGCCTTCCCCATTAAATCTTGTGTGGACATTAAAACATTATTTAATCCGAAAGTGGATTGTAGCATGCGTTAATATAACACATTGGCCTTTGTTGCTTgtttcatgctaaggcataacaaatttCATGCTAACAACcttatttcatgctaaggcataacaaattttTAATTCTTTTGAGGCCATGTCGGCCTAATTCAAGAGCCTAAGTGCCGTTTTATTTTTTAAGTTCGAGAAGTCATCCTCACTCAACTAAAACTTAAGGGTCATTCTACTTCGAGTTCAAGCAGTTACTCACTTGATTGTAAAGACTACACTAGCTAGACCTCGATCAAATTGCCTAAGTTTCGAAATTGTGAACAAAATTTTCATAAGGCATGGATGAAACACAAGgcaaaaattgaaatgaaaacaAGTCAGAGAGAAAAGAGGTCTTTTTATATATAAAGATATTTACAAGGACCGATCAGGGTCCTACACAAAAGATCAAAAAAAAATCCTAAGGTTCCTAACCATTCTCGGGGGCAGCTTCCTCTCCTTTAGGGTCCTCCCCACTATTGCTCccggcatcatcatcatcatcgtcgaAGGAGGACAATGCCTTAGCATCATCTTCGAGCTCTTTGGCCTTTCTTATCTCGTTAGTAAGATTGAAACCTCgagcatggatctcctcgagggtctccctccgAGATTGGTACTTGGCGAGCTCGGCAATCTAAAGAGCTCGAGTTTGAGAAGCCTCGACAGATTCTCTTGCTTGGGCTTGAGCTGCTTCAGCATCAGATCGGTAGACGGCCATGATCACCTCCACATCAACCTTTGCTTTTTCTGCCTCAGATTTAGCTTTTGCGAGTTCGGTGGCCAACCGAGCCTCGAACTCCTATATTTTCTTAGCCTGAGCTGAGCTTTTCTCCTTCATACCTTGAAGCTGACTTTCGGATGATGACAATTGGGCTCCGGCAACCTCTTTCTCTGAGGCAAGGTGGTCCATGTTTTGTTTCCACCCCAAGGTCTCCACTTTCATCATGTTATCCTCCTCACGGAACTGTTCGATCCTCTCAGACTTTTGCTGAACCTGTGAGATTGAAGTGTTAGCCATCACCCCTGAACTGATaccatgagcttctaagatttcatTACATGCTCAATCAGGTTGGTCTGTTCTTTGTGAGCCATGGCTAATTCAGTTCAGAGGTCCTtgatctcctcttctttttgCCCGCCGAGAAGTTTGAGGGCATTTCTCTCCTCCATGAGCCTTTGAAGATCGGCCTCACATCGACTCAGCTCTAATCGGGATTTTGGAAAATGCCTCCTGATGGAGTACTAAGGCCTATGtggaaagaaaaaaggaaattagacaagaaaagaagaaataaacACAAGTGTGATATCGACGGGGGGAGTTGAGACTTACCCGACTCAGGGCCTGTTGAGCCCCATCGAAGAGACTCGATACTTCACTCATGTCGATAGCATCTTCGACCCCGGTAAAGTAACCACAGAAGGGGTCCTCCCTTCCGTGGACATTTTCTACATCGGGAGTCCTCATAGCTTGGGCCTCCTGAATTGCCTCCTAAGAAAATGTAGGGAGAGTCGGTGAGTCTCCAATTACTATTGTCCCAAGTGAGTCACTTGGGgaattctttttattttgaagGGCCTCGGAGCCGGTCCTTTCAGACATACCCGCTGATTGCTCATTTTGGCGGGAGGCATCTTCAGTCTCCGACAACTCGGGGACTCTGCCCGGGTCCTCTTCCAAGACCCCCTCGGTTTGAGGCGGAATCTCTTCAAGCCTCATCGACTCAGCGGCCTTTGGGGCCTCGGTGTTCCTCTTCATTTGGGCCACTAGTTCGGAGCcgtcatcttcattttcttcttcttcctctcttagCCATTGAACTACCTTCGCAGGCAGGGTGACAATGTCTTTCTTTGGCTTACGAGCCGGATTCTTCTTGGGCTTTGGATCCTTAGAGGTTGAGATCCTTTTCCTCTTTTTATCCTTCACTAGTTTTGGGGACGGGGGTGAAGTCTCCTCCTCACTAGACGGGGGCCTTATGAAGGCATTTTTTCCAAGGCCCGTATAAAAGGAAATCAAATGACTATGAAAGAGACATTTTAACAAAAATCATGAAATACGTGAAAAGGggcttaccatgatttttggcctcccatcggcCCCTTGCTAAATCGCGCCATGAGCGTTCAATGTACGAATAAGTCAAGGCTAGGTCCCGAACACAACTCTTGAGGTTAGGAATTACCCCGAACATCTAAGAGACCCCTATATCATGGAAAAGGATATCGATAAGAAGAAGCGAAGGAAACAAAACAATGAATGGAAGCTAAAAGTGGGATTGTACTTATGCTTCATATTCCATTTCTTGGGAAATAGCATCTTCTCGGCCGCGATTCGGTCGGAAGTCTTCCCTTGAACAAACCGGCccatccatcctcgatccttgTCCTCATCTATGCTCGAGAACAACAATTTGGTAGCCCGACGCTGAAGTTTTATAACCCGCCTCGATAGAGACGGGGGCGGTACAACCTGATGAGGTGGTCAAGGATGAAAGGCATCCCTTCGACTTTGCTTACCAAGAATCGAAGCGGAATAGCAACCCGCCAAAAGGAGGGATGGATTTGACCTAGGGTTATTTGATATTGCGGCAAAAATCAACGATGACGGGATCGAGGGGGATCAGCataaaagggtaagtgtaaacacttagaaacccTTCCACATGAGTAGTGATGTCTTCTTAGGGGGCCAGAATCACCACCTCTTTGCCTTCCCACTGGCAGTCTTTCTTTACCTGCTTAAGGAAACTCTCAATTATTGAGCGTATATACCTCGACATTCGCTCTTATTGACCAGGGACCGACGAAGTTTTCTCGATCTTAAAGTCGGAAGTAAGGACGCAACCGCTGGGAACACACTCCTCAGGGAGCGGCTCCACCGATGTTTTGTCATCGACCAGTCGTAATGAAGAAGCGTTTTCCTTTTGAGGAACAATTTTTGCCATTTTTGCCattgtggtgtgagtttgaagaGAAAAGAAGATAATAGGGCTTGGTGTTTGAGAGGGGATTAACAACAAACCCTAAAGATGTTTTAGAAAGGAAGAACTTAAGAGATGTAAAAGCTTTGGAGACTAGAAGAAAATGAAAGTAAAATCAATGAGAAAAGGGCCTATTTATGGGATTCATGGCGATGGTTCAAAGGCACTAGTGGCCGACCACCAGCTGACACTCATTAATAACTTGGGAAATTGTACTGACGAGACATTTCAGTCACTTTCATCACTTACGTCACGAGGATGACGTCATGACAGGTCAAAGTAAAAAAAATTGAAGGCTCAATTTGTTTCTTGTTATTACATTCTaaaaaacgaggggactatctgtatacaatTAAAATCTGGCCCACCTGATTCTACTATTTGATCGAGACCAGTGAGTTGTATCGAAGGTCGGCCCCGTAGTGGATCAGACGAAAGCACGAGGACAGGGTACTGACTTCGAGAATCGAGGTACATGTCGAGATCGAGGCCAGTGGCTATCGAGACCAAATGAGACAGACATCAAGCAAAATCAGAGATAGCACAATAAGAGAAGGGCGAGATATCTGTGACTAGTTGAAGATCATGTCATTAatctcggaacagatcaaatcagGAACGGTTAATTAGTTAATCATAGGGTTTCCTTCTGTAATTAAAGTTATACCATAAGTataattcctctactatataaaagggGGTTCTAATCATTTGTAGGACATATTGTCCAcacatatcaaagcaatataacaCTTTCTAGCTTATATTCTTGTTTATCAGCTTGCTAATTTCTTAACTGTTTTGGTACCGACCAGTTCGAGGGCATTCTAGTTCGGGGGCTGAATTGCTTTTCAACATTGGTTtgatttatcttattttaaattTCTATTGCCAATCTTCATAttcatcaattggtattaggtaaaATTAtgtgtccttaaaaccacattataagtttaattgttatctaaTTATTAGGGTAAACACTCTTCAACATTAAGTGTAAGTCATGGAGCTCCTTGGCTTGACTTCACGTGAGGAACATAACAACAAATTTGTGCCTAAACTAATCgaagacaaaaaataaaaaataaaaatatagcaTATAGTACAATCTCTAAAACTTTTTTCACTTTGGAGAGAGTATCTGTTGATTTTTCTCTCTAGTTGTTAGCTCAAAGGTTTGATTGTATGTTTTGAATttgattgattttattttaatttaagggCCTAAATCTTAGTTTTAAATTGAGTGCGAACCTGATCCATTTGGCACGAACAATTTGATGATTGTCGCAAATGCTAATTGTTGATCAAATGTGACGTACAAATAATTTCGATCCTGAATACATTAAGTTTTGCTTTGTTAACGTTCTTGATCTTTTAATACTTGAAATTTGTATGGAATGCTTGAATGCATCTTATAGAGAAATTAATTGAAGTAATCTTGATCTTCAGAACTCTCTGGCCATTGGGCCACTTGTATGTGCTAATTTGGTAAAAGCTCAATTAATTGATCTAATCCCATAGAAATGGCTTTCATTTAATTGGATTCTAATAACTAACCAAATTATATTTAGGACCCGTTTGGCCATAtattttgccaaaataaatttggatTTTATTTGGCAAACACATGTTTGACCATAGATTTTGCCTACATTTTGGCAAAATCCCAAAACCAACTCAATAGCTGGGTTTGGGCCAAAATAtcactattatattttttaaaaattgccctaaacttttgtattttataaaagagaACACAATTTATTATTTTGAAACAATGTTGCTTTGTCTTCTCGAACATCTGTTTGTGTATCATttagttcattataaaaatgataaatttgTACCAAATTTATGTATGTTCAGGACTATGGTTTGCGATAATATAATGAATATTATTGATAATGATACCATTgggtatttgtgatagtttttagaacttgtgcGTATAAGTCattgtatacggttaaaataAGGCTTGCCCGATTTTGCCATTTAATCGAGATCAGGTCAGAGCACGAAGATAAAGTATCATGCTCGAGAATTGAGGTGCTCGTTGAGATCGAGGCCAACAACGATCAAAACCATATATGACCGACTTCGAACGAAGTGAAATAATGGAAATGCGAGATATCCGTAACCGGTCGAGGATCTCGGCGGAAATCATAGAACAaatcaaatcaagggcggttgtttaggctaatcatgggatttacttctgtAATTAGAGTTGTACCATAATTAGGAttcatctactatataaagaggagtcCACATCATTTGTAGACACCTTACATTCGCATAAATAAAAGAAATACAATATTCTCTCTTTAATTTACATTCTCTTGTTACCAGTTTGTTCCATTTTAATCGTTCTTGCATAACTAGCTCGAGGGCTTTGTCCAAATGCTAGTTTGCTCTATATTGTCAATTTCCATCATTTATCTTTACGTTtttcaattggtattaggtaaaatcatatatccttaaaaccacattataaatttaattgttatccaatttttagggtaaacagtttggagcccactgtggggctaaggataatagtgattgcctagTATTAACCTTCATAACACACACTGCTTTTACGCTTGTTCTCGTAAGTGTTTTTTATTTCaggaatcaacatgtcaaactctcaagcagTGCCCACTCACATAGATACCGGGATTTTGGTTTTCACAGCGAGAACGAGCACATGGTCGCCCCGAGAAACGGAGTACCTCTAATAAATTCCGATGGACCACAGGTCGTAGATCCAGTCGATGTCAGTTCTCGTGTCACTATTTATGGAGATTTAGGCGCCGACCCTGAAAATAGATTTTGTAGAGATGCCCGGGCAGCCGGTCAAAATGTACAGAGTGGTGAAGAAGGCGAgattagccttcgaatgatatttgaCATGTTACAAACTCAATAGGCTGTGATAGCGctactccaaaatcagaatcgagcACCAAGCAGAATCGAACTCGATACATCACAGGAAGTTGTTCATAGGGTCGAACCTATATAGGCAAAATTGAACGATAATGGATCGGGAACTGACCCCCcaatcatgaagatgctcgaggagctcactaaacGAATTGAAtcgggagaaaagaaaatcgaggCTAATGATAAAAAAGTAGAAACAAACAACTCACGGGTTGATCATATACTGGGGGCACCCCCGATTCTAAAGGGTTTAGTTTCAAGGAAGTTCGTACAGAAGCCCTTCCCACCAAaagcggctccgaagcccattccaACTAAGTTCCGCATGCCAAAAATTCACAAGTACAATGGGACCACTGATCTTAATGGGCATGTCACTTCTTATGCATGCACaataaaaggaaatgacttagaagatgatgaaattgaatctATTCTGTTGAAAAGTTTGGAGAAACTTTATCAAATGgggcaatgatatggtaccacaatttaCCACCCAATTCCATCGATTTCTTTGCCATGCTTGTCGATTCGTTCGTAAAGTCACATGCCAGAGCGATAAAGGTCGCGACTAGGAAGTCGGACCTCTTCAAAGTGAGATAAAAGGATAATGAAATGCTAAAggaattcgtatctcgatttCAGATGGAACGCATGGACCTACCCCCGATTATCGATGATTGGGATGTccaagccttcactcaaggtttgaacgagcgaagTTTGGTAGCATTACGTCATCTAATAcagaatttgattgaatatcTAGCGGTGACTTGGGCCGATGTACATAATcaataccagtcaaagatcagagtCAAGGATGTTCAGTTGGGAGCCACTTCCGATTCCGTTTACCCAAATAGATCCAAAGACAGTATTCAAAGAGACATCGACAGAGAGTCCCGATCAAACAGAGATCGGTACCAACCATATAGTGCAAATCGTAGAAACAATGGACCAGGATGTAATCCCATTCGAAATGAACGAGGTCAAAATTCTTGAGGGCTCATGAGTAAGAGTGACTTTGATAAACATGTCGAGCCTAAAGAAGCACCACAGTTATCGAAATATAACTTCAGCATCGATACTTTGGGTATTGTGTCAGCCATTGGACGAATCAAGGATACTAGGTGGCCTAGACCCCTACAAACTGATCCAGctcaaaggaatccaaatcaAATGTGCAAGTACCATGGAACCCGTGGTCATATAATCGAAGACTGCAGACACTTAAGGGCGGAGGTAGCTCGTTTATTCAACGAGGGTCATCTTCGAGAGTTTTTGAGTGACTGAGCTAAAAATCATTTTAGAGACATGGATGCAAACAGGAAATACGAACAGGAGGAACCACATCACGTGATTTATATGATCGTTGGTggggtcgatattcctcaaggCCCGATATTCAAACACACCAAAGTGAAAATCACAAGGAAGAAGCGTACCCAGGACTACTTACCAGAGAATACCTTATCTTTCAGCgatgaggatgcagaagggattgaacagcctcacaacgacgcactagtaatatctatccttatgaataaaattcaagttaaacgtgtgttagttgatccaggtagctcggtaaacattattcgatcgagggtcgtagagcaactcGGCCTCTAGGATCAAATCGTGCTTGCAGCTCGGGTGCTCAACagttcaacatggcaagtgaaaccaccaaaggggaaatcatgtTGCTAGTAAACGTGGCCGGGACTATCCAGGAAACAAAGTTCTATGTAATCGAAGGTGATATGAGATACAATGCACTgctcggaaggccttggattcataaTATGAGGACATTACCTTTAATGCTCCATCAAGCATTGAAATTCCCAACATCAGAAGGGATCAAAATGGTGTAAGGCAAACAACCCACCGccaaagagatgtttgcaatcgaTGAAGTAGTACCAGTATCAACGCTTTCGTCAATAAAGGGATCGGAGAAAGGGAGAACAAAAAATCAAATAACAACCACAGGCGCCAGCCTTGACCCCATCGAAGGAGCAAGAAATCTTCAAAGATGAAGAATATATGATACTCAAACCTTCATAACACCCGATGATTCTGATGCAACGAAGTCAATGGTCTAGGAAGTGGAACAACttcccgatcgaaaggtatacctgggcacgaggttaactcccgagctcaggaaaaaattcattcaattccttttaaataacatggattgttttgcttggtcccatctagatatgacaggaatcccATCGGAGATCACAACACATCGATTGAGCCTAGACCCAAAGTTCAGACCTGTAAAATAGAAGGGAAGGCCCCAGTCCTAGGTAAAATATACAGTCATAAAGGATGCGataactaaacttctcaaaataggatctaTCCGGAAAGTAAAATATCCAGAATGGTTAGCAAACTTAGTTGTAATCCCCAAGAaggggaacaaacttagaatatgcgtagattataaagatttaaataaagcatgtccGAAAGAATATTTTCCTCTAcccaacatcgatcgcatgatcgatgccacggccggccactAGATCCTTAGATTTCTCAATGCCTATtctgggtacaatcaaattcaaatgaacccagAGGATCTGGAAAAGACTTCCTTCATCACTAACTATGGCacctattgttataatgtaatgccgttTGGGATAATAATGTTGGTGCTACTTGCCAACGCCTAGTGAATCGAATGTTTGaggaacaaataggtaaatcaacggaagtatatattgatgacatgcttatTAAAtccctgcgagcagaggaccatttgacactTTTGCAGGAAATTTTCAACATAttaagaaaatacaacatgaagctcaatcctAAGAAATGTGCACCCGGGGTCGTTCGGGCAAGTTCCTTCGATTTATGGTTTCAAATCAAGGAATCGatatcaaccccgataaaataaAGGCAATCGAAGAGATAACAGTTGTGGATAGCATTAAGGCCGTACAAAGATTAATTGGGCGGCCAACCGCCTTAGGTCAATTCATCTCAAGGTCTTCAGATCGAAGTCACAAGTTCTTATTgctcaaaatgaaaaaaataattttcttggaccccggaatgccaacagGCGTTGGAAGAATTAAAGCGGTATCTTTCGAGACCACCATTGCTTCATACTCCGAAAACGGACGAGCAACTCTACTATATTTAGCAGTCTCAGAGGTCGCGataagtggtgtcctagttcgagaagagcaaggtatgcaatttcctgtTTACTATGTTGGTCAAACTCTAGGTGAAGCCGAGACCCGatacccacacttagaaaaattagcgcttgcTCTAATAAGCGTCTCTAGGAAATTAAAATCGTATTTCAATGTCACCTAATTTGTGTTATAACCACTTACCCCCTTCGCAACATTTTGCACAAGCCCGAACTCTTGAGTCGGCTGGCCAAATATGCCGTTGAAATTagtgggtatgatatcgagtatcaaccccgaacggccatcaagtctcaaatcttagcaGACTTTGTGGCAGACTTCACGCCTGCCCTCGTACCCGAGTTCGAAAAGGAACTTTTGTTAAAAACGGGTACATTTTCAAGggtgtggacccttttcacagatgTAGCTTCAAATGGGAAGGGGTACGATTTAGGCATCGTTTTGAAGTAGCCCATATACAATACAATTAGACAATCCATCAAAACCCCTAAGTTGACtcacaatgaggccgagtatgaggccatgattgcaggtcttgagCTGGCAAAAAGTTTGGGAGCAGAGGTCATTAAGTCCAAGTGTGATTCCCTACTCGTGGTTAACCAATTCAACAAGaccttcgaggttcgagaagatcgAATGCATAGGTAATTGGACAAACTGCAGGTAACCCTACagcatgtacctcgagagcagaatagTAAGGCCGATGCCCTTGAAAATTTGGGGTCATCGGTCAAAGACAATGAAATTAGCTCAGGAATTGTCGTACAATTTTCAAAGTCGGTAGTCGAGGAAGGCCAAGccaaaataaactccacaagcctaATTTGTGATTGGAGGAACAAATAAATGAATTATCTAAAGAACGAGAAGATTCCGTCGGACCCTAAGGAATCGAGGACTCTATGAACGAAAGTTGCACGATTCATATTGGCCGAAGATGGAACGTTGTACAAAAGGATGCTCGATGGGCCGTTGGCAGTATGTTTGGGTCCGGGAGACACCCACTACATCTTACGAGAAATTCATGAGGGTACTTGCGGGAACCATTCTGGTGCCGAATCACTGGTTCACAAAGTCAtccgagcagggtactattgggtCAATAtagaaaaagatactaaggagtttGTTCGAAAATGGGGAATAGATATCGTCGGCCTTCTGCCATcagccccaggtaaagctaaatacattttatttatgactgactatttctctaagtaggttgaagcacaggccttcaaaaaagtcagagaaaaagaagtcatagacttcatctgggatcacatcatatgccaaTTCAGGATGTGatcacgtaatttttgccctatgtgaaacactcctacaaattaaaaaattaaattttcccaattatttgcaattttatagatTTTTGTGTAaatttgtgttaattgtttgcattcttTGTGTAtgtttaatttccattaaaaattGTGAAAAACCCCACAATACCATGCATtgaatttaggttttatttttatatttttcggattaattagttaattatttgttctattaaaaataaaaattacaaaaatgacCCATTTTACATGTTTACCTTTTAATTGCTAGATTATTGATTTTCTGTTTGATTTAGGATTTAGGAATTTT
Proteins encoded in this window:
- the LOC138875611 gene encoding uncharacterized protein, with product MARFSKGPMGGQKSCHLISFYTGLGKNAFIRPPSSEEETSPPSPKLVKDKKRKRISTSKDPKPKKNPARKPKKDIVTLPAKVVQWLREEEEENEDDGSELVAQMKRNTEAPKAAESMRLEEIPPQTEGVLEEDPGRVPELSETEDASRQNEQSAEAHGISSGVMANTSISQVQQKSERIEQFREEDNMMKVETLGWKQNMDHLASEKEVAGAQLSSSESQLQGMKEKSSAQIAELAKYQSRRETLEEIHARGFNLTNEIRKAKELEDDAKALSSFDDDDDDAGSNSGEDPKGEEAAPENG